Proteins found in one Polyangiaceae bacterium genomic segment:
- a CDS encoding N-succinylarginine dihydrolase, with the protein MDRRRKPLAGPSRSALPARVTAPREIAFDGIVGPTHSHAGLSPGNLAATRHAGEVGNPRKAAQQSLEKMQLVASLGAGQAVLPPHPRPDVDALRRIGFSGSDTQVLERAERAGMLAHVCSASAMWTANAATVAPSSDTTDARVHFVVANLQTLFHRSLEAPVTRRVLEHVFAANAFDVHAALPPAPLLSDEGAANHTRLCTSRGALHLFGWGRSAATPAPTQIHPARQSLEASQAVARLAALPAERTLFWQQHPDGIDAGSFHSDVLSVGTDSVLLLHELAFRDAEALLSELETRLGSELEVVLASREELAVDEAVRSYVFNSELLSLPNGSMALIAPDSARESTASWRWLERVLDADNPVSAVHTVAVDASLKNGGGPACLRLRVRLTREQEHALMGRVLLDDALANDLRAFFDRHYRDRLSAPDLADPELLRETRQALDELTRLLELGSIYDFQRP; encoded by the coding sequence ATGGATCGACGGCGAAAGCCCCTCGCAGGTCCTTCACGTTCGGCGCTACCGGCTCGAGTGACGGCCCCTCGCGAGATCGCCTTCGACGGCATCGTCGGGCCCACGCACTCCCACGCTGGGCTGTCCCCGGGCAATTTGGCGGCGACGCGCCACGCCGGCGAGGTCGGCAACCCGCGCAAGGCCGCGCAGCAGAGCCTCGAGAAGATGCAGCTGGTGGCGTCCCTCGGCGCCGGCCAGGCGGTATTGCCTCCCCACCCGCGTCCCGACGTGGACGCCCTGCGCCGCATCGGCTTCTCCGGGAGCGACACGCAGGTGCTGGAGCGCGCCGAACGGGCGGGCATGCTGGCGCACGTGTGCAGCGCGTCGGCGATGTGGACCGCCAACGCGGCGACGGTAGCGCCGTCGTCGGACACCACGGACGCGCGGGTGCATTTCGTGGTGGCGAACCTGCAGACGCTGTTCCATCGCAGCCTGGAAGCGCCGGTCACCCGGCGCGTGCTCGAGCACGTGTTCGCCGCCAATGCCTTCGACGTCCACGCGGCGCTGCCTCCGGCGCCGTTGCTCTCGGACGAGGGAGCCGCCAATCACACGCGCCTTTGCACCTCTCGTGGCGCGCTGCACCTGTTCGGCTGGGGGCGGAGCGCCGCCACACCGGCGCCGACGCAGATCCACCCCGCGCGGCAGAGCCTGGAAGCGAGCCAGGCCGTCGCCCGCCTCGCCGCGTTGCCCGCGGAGCGCACGCTGTTCTGGCAGCAGCATCCCGATGGCATCGACGCCGGCAGCTTCCACAGCGACGTGCTGTCCGTCGGCACCGACTCCGTGCTGCTGCTGCACGAGCTCGCCTTCCGCGACGCCGAGGCCCTGCTGTCGGAGCTCGAAACCCGCCTGGGCAGCGAGCTCGAGGTCGTGCTGGCGAGCCGCGAGGAGCTCGCCGTGGACGAGGCCGTTCGGAGCTACGTGTTCAACTCCGAGCTCCTGTCTCTGCCGAATGGCTCGATGGCGCTGATCGCCCCCGATTCCGCCCGCGAGAGCACGGCCTCCTGGCGCTGGCTCGAGCGGGTTCTCGACGCGGACAATCCCGTCTCCGCCGTGCACACGGTGGCCGTGGACGCTTCCCTGAAGAACGGCGGCGGCCCCGCGTGCCTCCGGCTGCGCGTGCGCCTCACTCGTGAGCAAGAGCATGCACTGATGGGCCGCGTGCTCCTCGACGACGCATTGGCGAACGACTTGCGGGCCTTCTTCGATCGCCACTATCGCGACCGCCTCTCGGCCCCCGACCTTGCCGATCCCGAGCTCCTGCGCGAGACGCGTCAGGCACTGGACGAGCTCACCCGCTTGCTCGAGCTCGGCAGCATCTACGACTTCCAACGGCCGTGA
- a CDS encoding serine/threonine protein kinase, whose amino-acid sequence MKLPDRFVVEETLGQGQFGFVCAARDLEDDRRVALKVLKAPLPAAERQRFTALQALDHPNLVRLYQAFFDASPPFFTMSLARGPTFVDYVRRPAATTPEESRPRRSLPLAFGQPVQELGESQFSALDANGLERLRSALHGLANGLGALHAAGFVHRDLSAENVRVVEHTAIVLDYGLCARPDDDALDGPVGTAATMAPEQWDGEQLTPAVDWYAVGLLLFEALTGTVPFTGTAQEVLVRKRTVGAPPPSLLVSGVPSDLDQLCTKLLSSSSERRGGLSDVLRCATPLAHSKAPHA is encoded by the coding sequence GTGAAGCTCCCGGATCGTTTCGTCGTCGAGGAGACTCTGGGCCAGGGGCAGTTCGGGTTTGTTTGTGCGGCGCGGGACCTCGAGGACGATCGGCGCGTCGCGCTCAAGGTGCTGAAGGCCCCGCTGCCCGCCGCGGAGCGCCAGCGCTTCACGGCCCTTCAAGCCCTCGATCACCCGAATCTCGTCCGTCTGTACCAGGCCTTCTTCGACGCTTCCCCTCCCTTCTTCACCATGTCCCTGGCGCGGGGCCCGACCTTCGTGGACTACGTGCGGAGACCGGCAGCGACCACGCCGGAAGAGTCCCGGCCGCGGCGGAGCCTACCGCTGGCCTTCGGGCAGCCCGTGCAAGAGCTGGGGGAGAGTCAGTTCAGTGCGCTCGACGCAAACGGCCTCGAGCGTCTGCGCTCGGCGCTCCACGGGCTGGCCAACGGCCTCGGCGCGCTGCACGCGGCGGGCTTCGTGCACCGGGACCTATCCGCGGAAAACGTCCGCGTCGTGGAGCACACGGCGATCGTGCTGGACTACGGTCTGTGTGCGCGTCCCGACGACGACGCTCTCGACGGACCGGTGGGCACCGCGGCGACCATGGCGCCGGAACAGTGGGACGGCGAGCAGCTCACGCCGGCCGTGGACTGGTACGCCGTGGGGCTCTTGTTGTTCGAAGCGCTGACCGGCACCGTTCCCTTCACCGGCACGGCGCAAGAAGTGCTCGTCCGCAAGCGGACCGTCGGCGCGCCGCCTCCCAGCTTGCTCGTGAGCGGCGTACCTTCCGATCTGGATCAGCTGTGCACGAAGCTGTTGAGCTCTTCGAGCGAACGGCGCGGGGGCCTATCCGACGTGCTTCGTTGCGCCACACCGCTCGCGCATTCGAAGGCGCCGCACGCGTGA
- a CDS encoding outer membrane beta-barrel protein, translated as MPKPNVLVIAALFLVPQVALADPIFGSDDAKKDGSAESDAPKLLGMRPGFGARVGGYGFRHADGSSDKWDDCRMNGVGVFGTLAPNRWFFGSLGLDFYNADPSAIDEGMDRDPTHVTAGVGARMFPSFVLTPYVELGGGMEWTRIDLAGRRTEGIFPVGYLGLGAELNVTRELKLGAALRVLATAQPDAEATTRQALTSGTAAADGTGAVATRASTAMQAQFFARYAL; from the coding sequence ATGCCGAAACCGAACGTGCTCGTGATCGCCGCCCTGTTCCTCGTGCCCCAAGTGGCGCTCGCCGATCCCATCTTTGGCAGCGACGACGCCAAAAAGGACGGTAGCGCCGAAAGCGACGCGCCAAAGCTCCTGGGAATGCGCCCCGGCTTCGGCGCGCGCGTCGGCGGCTACGGCTTCCGCCACGCCGACGGCAGCTCCGACAAGTGGGACGACTGCCGCATGAACGGCGTCGGCGTCTTCGGCACCCTGGCGCCCAACCGCTGGTTCTTCGGCTCGCTGGGCCTCGATTTCTACAACGCCGACCCGAGCGCCATCGACGAGGGAATGGACCGAGATCCCACGCACGTCACCGCCGGCGTGGGGGCGCGCATGTTTCCGAGCTTCGTCCTCACGCCGTACGTCGAGCTGGGCGGCGGCATGGAGTGGACGCGGATCGATCTCGCGGGGCGGCGCACCGAAGGCATCTTTCCCGTGGGCTACCTGGGGTTGGGGGCAGAGCTCAACGTGACGCGGGAGCTCAAGCTCGGCGCGGCCCTGCGCGTGTTGGCCACGGCCCAACCGGACGCCGAGGCCACGACTCGACAAGCGCTGACGAGCGGGACCGCAGCCGCAGACGGCACCGGCGCCGTGGCCACGCGCGCGTCCACCGCCATGCAGGCGCAGTTCTTCGCACGCTACGCGCTGTGA
- a CDS encoding protein kinase — MRALRGGPTQRLGRYELLRLIGSGGMAEVYEAQRSGPRGFSKRVAVKRILPQHAGDPRVVAMFCDEARIHAGLSHPNLVQVIDFGEDDGQLYLVLELVEGMSVADLLCRIAARRRTVDPAAALFIAREVLAALSVAHSACDDWGRPLHLVHRDVSPGNILIGSAGEVKLGDFGIVRAAELDSRTAPGELKGKVGYISPEQAMGLPLDARSDLFSVAVVLAEMLCGEALFPGQNELEILRSLHAGDLSVLERHAPRFPEDVMALLGSALSSLPSRRFGSALEMAAEIGQIAARHRLTLSTFALSEWLTDMGLLELKSDVREKPATPPPAPPRDERPSDLPFTEEVTLVLDEPEPVELAHATIHPAPVEYRVQPAGGRLGQPVSLAQVLGGVATGAFGADARVSRNGSPLAALSELAELAALATRPAYRFFDAVALRASERWRPQQRTLPRMLFDAVAEGRTGLLCARRGREQKRVYFRDGVPYFTSSTDAHELLGSILAEQGVPTVAIEEALAEGWRHGRRLGQALVDGGAASSALVTHALASQHRRRIASLMSWPEAELLFETGAEPGESPTQVFGAPEALLAGAVMDAFDDAAIYAMLAPVRSSPIERVTTAPFSTARLGLPASMALVLSRAGRGETLEELEASAVPRIADVATVRRTVYLGLCARVLTAAGWS; from the coding sequence ATGCGCGCGCTTCGAGGAGGCCCGACTCAACGGCTCGGCCGCTACGAGCTCCTACGGCTCATTGGTAGCGGCGGCATGGCGGAGGTGTACGAAGCACAGCGCTCCGGGCCCCGCGGCTTCTCGAAGCGCGTCGCGGTGAAGCGTATCTTGCCGCAACACGCCGGGGATCCGCGCGTGGTCGCCATGTTCTGCGACGAGGCGCGGATTCACGCGGGGCTGTCGCATCCGAACCTGGTTCAGGTGATCGACTTCGGAGAAGACGACGGCCAGCTGTACTTGGTGTTGGAGCTGGTGGAGGGGATGAGCGTCGCGGATCTCCTGTGTCGCATCGCCGCCCGTCGCCGCACGGTGGATCCCGCCGCAGCTTTGTTCATCGCGAGGGAAGTGCTCGCGGCGTTGTCCGTCGCGCACTCTGCCTGCGACGACTGGGGCCGACCGTTGCACTTGGTGCACCGGGACGTGTCACCCGGCAACATCCTGATTGGGTCGGCGGGGGAGGTGAAGCTCGGAGACTTCGGCATCGTGCGCGCAGCGGAGCTCGATTCTCGCACTGCGCCCGGAGAGCTGAAGGGCAAGGTGGGCTACATCTCGCCGGAGCAGGCCATGGGCTTGCCCTTGGATGCGCGCAGTGACTTGTTCTCGGTCGCCGTGGTGCTCGCCGAGATGTTGTGCGGCGAGGCCCTGTTTCCCGGCCAGAACGAGCTCGAGATCTTGCGCAGCTTGCACGCGGGGGATCTGAGCGTGCTCGAGCGCCACGCTCCGCGGTTCCCCGAGGACGTGATGGCGCTGCTCGGGAGCGCGCTGTCGTCACTGCCGTCCCGGCGCTTTGGCTCCGCCCTGGAGATGGCCGCGGAGATTGGGCAAATTGCCGCGCGGCACCGCCTCACGTTGTCCACCTTCGCCCTCAGCGAATGGCTCACGGACATGGGCCTCCTGGAGCTCAAGAGCGACGTTCGCGAGAAGCCCGCGACGCCCCCGCCGGCCCCGCCGCGCGACGAGCGGCCGAGCGATCTGCCGTTCACGGAAGAAGTGACGCTGGTGCTCGATGAGCCGGAGCCCGTGGAGCTGGCCCACGCGACCATCCACCCCGCGCCCGTCGAGTACCGAGTTCAGCCCGCCGGCGGCAGGCTCGGACAGCCCGTTTCCCTGGCTCAGGTCCTGGGTGGCGTCGCCACGGGTGCGTTTGGCGCGGATGCGCGGGTGAGCCGCAACGGAAGCCCACTCGCCGCTCTGAGTGAGCTCGCGGAGCTCGCAGCCTTGGCGACCCGCCCTGCGTACCGGTTCTTCGACGCCGTCGCGCTGCGCGCCAGCGAGCGCTGGCGACCACAGCAGCGCACGTTGCCCCGAATGCTCTTCGATGCCGTGGCGGAAGGAAGAACCGGGCTTCTGTGCGCTCGGCGTGGCCGGGAGCAAAAGCGCGTCTACTTTCGCGACGGCGTGCCCTACTTCACGTCCTCCACCGACGCGCACGAGTTGCTCGGCAGCATCTTGGCGGAGCAAGGCGTGCCGACCGTCGCCATCGAGGAAGCGCTCGCGGAGGGCTGGCGCCACGGCCGTCGTCTGGGTCAGGCGCTGGTGGACGGCGGCGCCGCATCGTCGGCCTTGGTCACCCACGCCCTCGCGTCGCAGCATCGTCGTCGTATTGCGTCGCTCATGAGCTGGCCGGAAGCGGAGCTGTTGTTCGAGACCGGCGCCGAGCCGGGGGAGAGCCCGACGCAGGTGTTCGGCGCGCCGGAAGCGCTGTTGGCCGGCGCGGTGATGGATGCCTTCGACGATGCCGCCATCTACGCCATGCTGGCGCCGGTAAGGTCGTCGCCGATCGAGCGAGTGACGACGGCACCGTTCAGCACCGCCCGCCTGGGCCTCCCCGCCTCCATGGCGTTGGTGCTGAGTCGAGCGGGGCGCGGCGAGACACTCGAAGAGCTGGAGGCCAGCGCCGTGCCGCGGATTGCGGATGTCGCCACGGTTCGGCGCACGGTGTATCTCGGTCTGTGCGCTCGGGTGCTCACCGCCGCAGGCTGGTCCTGA
- a CDS encoding serine hydroxymethyltransferase, which produces MSTPRIDPPLTERDPEIARLIREEESRETDKIRLIPSENYVSRAVLEATGSVLTNKYSEGYAGKRYYEGQQVIDQVEELAVSRLKALFGAEHVNVQPYSGSPANLAVYLAFCQPHDPIMGLGLPSGGHLTHGWNVSITGKYFASHAYGVRKDDHRIDFDQVRSLAREHKPKIIWCGTTAYPRVLEFDKFREIADEVGAKLCADIAHISGLVAGGAHPSPVGIADVVTSTTHKTLRGPRGGIILCKEEHRKDIDRAVFPGLQGGPHNHTTAGIAVAALEAQQPEFKRYAQAVVDNAKVLAEALAQKGFSLITGGTDNHLVLLDLTPKNTPGKVAAKALDRAGIVANYNSIPFDPRKPFDPSGLRIGTPAITTRGMGASEMKKLAAWMDEVVRAPEDEAVIGRVAGEVRELCQSFPPPGIPAH; this is translated from the coding sequence ATGTCCACACCCCGCATCGACCCGCCGCTCACGGAACGCGACCCCGAGATTGCCCGGCTGATCCGCGAGGAAGAAAGCCGCGAGACCGACAAGATCCGGCTGATTCCGAGCGAAAACTACGTTTCTCGCGCGGTGCTGGAGGCGACCGGGTCGGTTCTGACCAACAAGTACTCCGAGGGCTACGCAGGCAAGCGGTACTACGAGGGACAGCAGGTCATCGACCAGGTCGAGGAGCTGGCCGTGTCCCGACTGAAGGCGCTATTCGGCGCGGAGCACGTCAATGTGCAGCCCTACAGCGGGAGCCCGGCGAACCTGGCGGTGTACTTGGCGTTCTGCCAGCCCCACGACCCCATCATGGGACTCGGCCTGCCGTCCGGTGGACACCTCACCCACGGCTGGAACGTGAGCATCACGGGCAAGTACTTCGCGAGCCACGCCTACGGTGTGCGCAAGGACGATCATCGCATCGACTTCGATCAGGTCCGCTCCCTGGCTCGCGAGCACAAGCCGAAGATCATCTGGTGTGGCACGACGGCCTACCCGCGCGTCCTCGAGTTCGACAAGTTCCGCGAGATAGCCGACGAGGTGGGAGCCAAGCTGTGCGCCGACATCGCGCACATCTCCGGATTGGTGGCGGGTGGCGCCCACCCGTCGCCGGTGGGCATCGCCGACGTGGTCACCAGCACCACCCACAAGACGCTGCGGGGGCCGCGCGGGGGCATCATCCTGTGCAAGGAAGAGCACCGGAAGGACATCGATCGAGCGGTTTTTCCGGGACTTCAAGGTGGGCCCCACAACCACACCACGGCGGGCATCGCGGTGGCGGCGTTGGAGGCGCAGCAGCCGGAGTTCAAGCGTTACGCCCAAGCCGTGGTCGACAACGCCAAGGTGCTCGCCGAGGCACTTGCGCAGAAGGGCTTCTCCTTGATCACGGGCGGGACGGACAACCACCTGGTGCTCCTGGACCTCACACCCAAGAACACCCCCGGCAAGGTGGCGGCGAAGGCGCTCGATCGCGCGGGCATCGTGGCAAACTACAACTCCATTCCCTTCGATCCCCGAAAGCCCTTCGACCCGTCCGGGCTTCGCATCGGCACTCCCGCCATCACCACCCGAGGCATGGGGGCGAGCGAGATGAAGAAGCTCGCCGCTTGGATGGACGAAGTCGTGCGCGCTCCGGAAGACGAAGCGGTCATCGGTCGAGTTGCCGGCGAGGTGAGGGAGCTGTGTCAGAGCTTCCCGCCGCCGGGCATACCCGCTCACTGA
- a CDS encoding protein kinase, with protein MANGGNVDPKPKVPSEKDGATTDSAVSGTSAPAADADNVTAASRLSGLPPEAEPEEDEDSAPPSIPSAASLKESSILNVSAPEITPLGTPSPVLPGHVIANRYEVEKVIGEGGMGIVYRCRDLASNHQVAIKRVIPPESKLAAEYVMWFYKEARALAALNHPCIVRAQDFGQLADGTPYLAMDLAAGVSLHDLSQVPNQFELIWSTVDQILGALAHAHARGIIHGDLKPSNVLVEERTGEPPLVHILDFGLAWLKQDPHDERLDGSKPIEFTPHAGAGTPGYMAPEQIQHEMHHVCGATDLYALGCILYKFLSGRSVFSGDPKELLRLHAFEKTPELKLAIPAPQGVVAFVHRLLAKRPWDRFEFAAEARAVWGEWRPTADAHENVWTFPELPRYAAQPPAPTTRKTGPPRGEARALGAAPQRAPGLLSIRQSPLVGRDDVKRILREVCDDVIEGVGEPHRLVILVGGAGVGKSRIAEWLCEVVHEEGTMIPLRARYRPIRSPLDGMLGGVTQYFNFERSDRNVIEKSLLSRWKVSPDDKNGRAWVAGAAEWLRPLSPEQPVGPSGIRFTLDTLETRRLVIRYSLRRLARGRPMLFFMDDLHHAGETTFDGLLGIHRDERDQRIVIVATVRSEDVQLGTPAAERLRHLREVLDGVVVDVKPMDADTTASLLRASLPLEDAAVLEAARRSRGNPLFALQQLHAWALAGNMQLAGGTYSVPEEVLAVRPQTTAELWDSRVSALPEGQRLAAYAVATLGGDIRRGVLHSLLTVLGLPADDAIISLQNAEIILPRGSGRYQWPHALLQEHLLAQLMERPDAKNVFIAAADSLAAHPLSNTRRIVRQRVANLLYAGEPDAAGGLLFGFLQNAWLGAREPLATLGDLELLKGHLKGRSLALKHRWQAEALRHLGRAEDATTHAEIARERFEELDDKENLAHTLRLLGHLASEKGASGEGVLLVDLAHQIFTELGNVLGQAQCEAVIGEIEYLLGNYERARSVIEAGESHFALLGQPLGRGQCLLLLSWIDHSEGATERARRLTLEARSEFERAGYRLGIAQANASLSHVEHRLMNFYSAELGAMDALGAFESLRTPRGQAACERLLAMVGVDTDDLDMAEIHADLAASIYTQMRDPWGILESRLLCTQIALARRDVDTARALLEQCATIRVEEAEPRQHFLLTQAWLEIAAGDGDKAYESLEAASEVFGQRSRAGDHTPHLLGRLSRLPWPEHARQRIDAWRALLNDRSRRASE; from the coding sequence ATGGCAAACGGGGGCAACGTGGATCCAAAGCCCAAAGTGCCGTCGGAAAAAGACGGTGCGACGACCGACTCGGCCGTCAGTGGCACATCTGCGCCCGCCGCCGACGCTGACAACGTCACCGCTGCGTCACGTTTGTCCGGACTGCCACCCGAAGCAGAGCCGGAAGAGGACGAGGACAGCGCGCCCCCGAGCATCCCCTCCGCCGCATCGCTGAAGGAGAGCTCGATCCTGAACGTGTCGGCCCCGGAGATCACTCCGCTCGGGACGCCGTCGCCAGTTCTCCCCGGACACGTCATCGCCAATCGCTACGAGGTCGAAAAGGTCATCGGCGAAGGCGGCATGGGGATCGTGTATCGCTGCCGCGATCTTGCCAGCAATCACCAGGTCGCCATCAAGCGAGTGATCCCACCCGAGAGCAAGCTCGCGGCCGAGTACGTGATGTGGTTCTACAAGGAGGCGCGGGCACTCGCGGCTCTGAACCATCCCTGCATCGTTCGCGCACAGGATTTCGGCCAGCTCGCCGACGGCACCCCGTACTTGGCGATGGATCTCGCCGCCGGTGTCTCGCTCCACGATCTGTCTCAGGTCCCGAACCAGTTCGAGCTGATCTGGTCGACGGTGGATCAGATCCTCGGCGCCCTCGCGCATGCCCACGCGCGAGGCATCATCCATGGGGACCTCAAGCCTTCGAACGTGCTGGTGGAAGAGCGCACCGGCGAGCCGCCGCTGGTCCACATCCTGGATTTCGGCCTGGCGTGGCTCAAACAGGACCCCCACGACGAACGGCTGGATGGCTCCAAACCCATCGAATTCACGCCCCACGCCGGCGCCGGCACTCCCGGCTACATGGCCCCGGAGCAGATCCAGCACGAGATGCACCACGTGTGCGGGGCAACGGACCTGTATGCCCTCGGCTGCATTCTCTACAAGTTCCTCTCCGGGCGCTCCGTGTTCTCGGGGGATCCGAAAGAGCTACTGCGCCTCCACGCCTTCGAGAAGACGCCGGAGCTGAAGCTCGCGATACCCGCACCTCAAGGAGTCGTCGCCTTCGTCCATCGGCTGCTCGCCAAGCGCCCGTGGGATCGCTTCGAGTTCGCTGCCGAGGCCCGCGCCGTGTGGGGCGAGTGGCGGCCCACGGCGGATGCCCACGAGAACGTCTGGACCTTCCCGGAGCTGCCCCGCTACGCAGCCCAGCCTCCGGCGCCCACCACGCGCAAGACCGGACCTCCGCGGGGTGAAGCTCGAGCGCTGGGCGCCGCACCTCAACGTGCCCCCGGGCTGCTCAGCATTCGGCAGAGCCCGCTGGTCGGTCGCGACGACGTGAAGCGCATCCTCCGGGAGGTGTGCGACGACGTGATCGAAGGCGTCGGCGAGCCACACCGCTTGGTGATCCTGGTGGGCGGCGCCGGCGTAGGCAAGAGCCGCATCGCGGAGTGGCTGTGCGAGGTGGTGCACGAGGAGGGGACGATGATCCCGCTCCGCGCGCGCTACCGCCCGATCCGCAGCCCGCTGGACGGCATGCTCGGCGGCGTGACGCAGTACTTCAACTTCGAGCGTTCCGACCGCAACGTCATCGAAAAATCGCTGCTTTCCCGCTGGAAGGTCTCGCCCGACGACAAGAACGGCCGCGCCTGGGTGGCGGGCGCCGCGGAGTGGCTCCGGCCGTTGTCGCCGGAGCAACCGGTGGGACCGAGCGGTATTCGCTTCACCCTCGACACGCTGGAAACCCGGCGGCTCGTGATCCGCTACAGCCTGCGGCGCCTGGCGCGGGGTCGGCCGATGCTGTTCTTCATGGACGACCTGCATCACGCCGGCGAGACCACCTTCGACGGCTTGCTCGGCATCCATCGCGACGAGCGCGATCAACGCATCGTGATCGTCGCCACGGTCCGCTCCGAAGACGTGCAGCTCGGTACGCCGGCAGCGGAGCGGCTGCGTCATCTGCGCGAGGTCCTCGACGGCGTGGTGGTGGACGTCAAGCCGATGGACGCGGACACCACCGCCTCTCTCTTGCGCGCATCGCTGCCGCTGGAAGACGCCGCCGTGCTCGAGGCCGCTCGCCGCAGCCGCGGCAACCCGCTGTTCGCGCTGCAACAACTCCACGCCTGGGCGCTGGCCGGCAACATGCAGCTCGCGGGCGGCACCTACAGCGTGCCCGAAGAGGTCTTGGCCGTGCGCCCGCAGACCACGGCGGAGCTGTGGGACAGCCGGGTCTCCGCGCTACCCGAAGGTCAGCGCCTGGCCGCCTATGCCGTAGCGACGCTGGGTGGCGACATTCGCCGCGGGGTGCTCCACTCCTTGCTCACGGTCCTGGGTCTGCCGGCAGACGACGCCATCATCAGCTTGCAAAACGCCGAGATCATCCTGCCGCGCGGCTCCGGTCGCTATCAGTGGCCCCACGCCCTGTTGCAGGAGCACCTGCTCGCGCAGCTGATGGAGCGCCCCGACGCGAAGAACGTGTTCATCGCGGCGGCGGACTCGCTGGCCGCCCATCCCCTGTCCAACACGCGACGCATCGTCCGACAGCGAGTCGCCAACCTGTTGTACGCCGGCGAGCCCGACGCCGCCGGTGGCCTGCTCTTCGGCTTCTTGCAGAACGCCTGGCTGGGCGCGCGGGAGCCGCTGGCCACGCTGGGCGATCTGGAGCTCTTGAAGGGCCACCTCAAGGGCCGCTCCCTGGCCCTCAAGCACCGCTGGCAGGCAGAAGCCTTGCGCCATCTCGGCCGCGCCGAGGACGCCACGACGCACGCGGAGATCGCACGCGAGCGTTTCGAGGAGCTCGACGACAAAGAGAACCTCGCTCACACGCTACGCCTGCTCGGCCACCTGGCGAGCGAGAAGGGCGCCAGCGGCGAGGGCGTGCTGCTGGTGGATCTCGCCCACCAGATCTTCACCGAGCTCGGCAACGTGCTCGGGCAAGCTCAGTGCGAGGCGGTAATCGGCGAGATCGAGTACTTGCTCGGCAACTACGAGCGGGCGCGCTCGGTCATCGAGGCGGGGGAAAGTCACTTCGCCTTGCTGGGGCAGCCGTTGGGTCGCGGGCAGTGTCTCTTGCTGCTGTCGTGGATCGACCACTCCGAAGGCGCGACGGAACGCGCCCGCCGCCTGACCTTGGAAGCGCGTTCCGAGTTCGAGCGCGCCGGCTACCGCCTCGGCATCGCCCAGGCCAACGCTTCTTTGTCGCACGTGGAGCACCGCTTGATGAACTTCTACAGCGCGGAGCTGGGAGCGATGGACGCCCTGGGCGCCTTCGAGTCGCTGCGCACTCCCCGCGGCCAGGCGGCCTGCGAGCGGCTCTTGGCCATGGTCGGCGTCGACACGGACGATCTGGACATGGCCGAAATCCACGCGGACTTGGCCGCCAGCATCTACACCCAGATGCGCGACCCTTGGGGCATCCTCGAGTCGCGCCTTTTGTGCACGCAGATCGCGCTGGCGCGTCGAGACGTAGACACCGCTCGCGCCTTGCTCGAGCAGTGCGCCACCATTCGCGTGGAAGAAGCCGAGCCGCGCCAGCACTTCCTGCTGACCCAGGCCTGGCTCGAGATCGCCGCGGGCGACGGTGACAAGGCCTACGAGTCCCTGGAAGCCGCCAGTGAAGTGTTCGGTCAGCGCTCCCGAGCCGGCGACCACACGCCGCACCTGCTGGGCCGCCTTTCTCGCCTGCCCTGGCCGGAGCACGCCCGCCAGCGAATCGACGCATGGCGGGCCCTGCTGAACGACCGTTCCCGCCGCGCCAGCGAGTAG